DNA from Macadamia integrifolia cultivar HAES 741 chromosome 12, SCU_Mint_v3, whole genome shotgun sequence:
CTGTacaatatattttccttttccccgTCTTTTGGTTGAGGATCTCCCtaccaaaaaaatccaaaagatgACTTCCACCAAGGATCACACATTTGAGGTTTTTCAGCCTCTTTACATGGACAATTCAGACGGAACAATAACAATCATAAGATGAAGTTGATATTGGACCCCCAAAAAAGGACGGAGACTAATCGGGTTGCCTTTGAGATGATGAACAGATGATTCACCTGAAACTCGAATCTCTTACTACAACACAGTCCTCCGAAACTCAGGAAGGCAACAATGACTTCCTTTCATTATTCAGGCGTCTCTGCTTGAGTGGACTCCACACAAATTGTCTCCTTTGTAAAGCTAACACTGTAGGATGCTTCGGCTTCCATGACCCAACCTGCATTGGTGGACTGCTCAAGAATTTCCTCCTGTTGCCAACTGGTGTTGCCTCAGATGTAGCAGCAGTTCTAAGTTCCCGCAATGGTGAGAATATCCGAGAGACCCTCCGATTCTTCTGTGGATCCCTTACAAATGAAAGCCGGCCCCCCCCCATCTTGCTGGAAGTGGTGGCTGGTGTCATCATCGAATCAGGGCGAGTTGTTGCAATAGACACTCGTCTCTTGGGCTGATAAACTTGCGTGGTTGCTGCCGAAGTAGGTGCTCGAACAACAGCAATTGATATCCTTCTTGGTCTCATTAGAGTCTTTGTGTTAGTTGTTGTCTTAGACTCTTTGTCCTCCACTGAGTTGGATGTGGCAATGTTATATTTCCTGGGTGGAGCTGAAGACTGAGGCAAAAGGTTGGTGATTCCTCTTAGTGGCGGTCTCGCCTTTGAGGGAGCCAGTGGTGGTTTTTTCTCCCTTGTGCTCTCACTTAGTTGAAGTGTCAATGCTGATGATTTAACAGAAGTTCTAGTTTCTTGCTGAAGTCTAGTCTTCCCCTCTTCTGCCAGTTGCCTCTCTAGATCTCTAACCTGATGCATAGGTTGAAAAATTTATCCTTTATACTGTGACTGAAGCTTACTGAAATTAAATGCCTCCAAAGGGAAAATGATAGTCCTTCCTATGAACTACAATTACCTTTTCCTGAAGGCTTCTGCAAAGTTGTTCCCGCGCTGCAGACCTCAACTGCAGTGACTGTAAGCTATCCTGTAActtctttgtttccttctcATCCTGTCTTAGCTTCTCGGCCTGTAAGCACAATTAACAAGATAATCAAGTTATATTAGGTGATGGAAAATTCAATTTTTGGTCCTATTTCTCTTTGTCATTCTTATCATTGTTGTGGTAGAACAAATCATTACCATCTGTTTGTACTTGAGAAGTTCAGTGGGGTCTGCCTGTTTGCGGGCAGGGCCATGCTCAATTCCTCGGACACGGCTAGCAAAGTTAAGTGAGCATATGGTCTCTCCCAAGTCTGCAGCACTTGGGCTTATTTGAACAAACATGAGTGTCTTGCAGTCTCCTCCTGTATTTTAGGTTCTGATTAGTCTTAAACAGTGAAAAGAGATGAGAATATGATAATGTGAGATCTCATGAACTAACCCAAATAGACCCTTACTAATCAAGGATCAAACAAATAGGCTTTGTATGAAAAAGAATTCTGGCATCCTAGTCACAAAAAGCAACTTCATGTGAAATGAATGTTTTAGCCCTTGTCAATTAGAAAACGAAAGACCTCCAAAGGCTTTTATGAATTATAAAAAGACATTCTTATGTACAAGGATGTATAGATTCTTTTCCCCCCAATTATTTTAAGAGAGAAAGGGGGGAGGTATAACctgtaagaaaatgaaaaaagattCTGCAAGGGCTAAAACATTTGGAGGTACAATCTGTAAGAAAATGAAACATGATGCTGCATCTGAAACCACATTTCAGATATTTCTATAAAATTAGCCAAATCAAGTGCCCTGATTTGGCTAATTTTCCATTAAATAGTTCATGGACCTAGACATCCACAGGAATAAGATATTCTAGGACTTTTTGAATGATAGACTGATAAAATGCAAATCACATAGTATGAAATAaattccaaaagagaaaaagagaagaagctcACCAAGAGAGCTCTGCAGCAAATGGGTGAGCTTTGAGTTCCTATAAGGTATATGGGCTGTCTTGTTTGCCAGAGCAGAGATAACATCGCCAAGTGCCGAGAGAGACTTGTTAATGAACTGAGACTCCTTCAACCTTTCACCCTCAACTTCAATCCTCCCAACTCGCTCACTTCCGGCCAAGTCAACCAGCCAGAGGTGGCTCCTGGTCCTTTGCCCATTTACCAAATTCTCTCCCCTAACAGTTACTCGCAACAAACTGTGCTTTCACAAGATGAAAATTAGTACAGTGAATAGGATATTATGGTCACTTACACCTTCATTATCTGTCTCTGTGATTTCACTGAGGACCTTGTAAAGCAACTATTTTAGACATCATAACTAAAAGTTCAGCATGTTAGACTATATTGGATTTAGGATACAGAATGCATAAATATTTTGTGGAGAATGTTAAATCCTGGGATAGAAGAAACGGGATTTAAACCAGAGAGTGGTGGTAAGACGAACAGATTTTAAGAGTTGCAGTTGCCtatacttttgtttttttttaaaggggggtgggggtgggggtgggggtggggagggagGGAATAATAGAACTATATTCATATGAAAGGTAGATTAGATAAAATACCAGTGTGAGCGGCTGCTAAGCTCATTAGCATTAGTTGATCCAACGGATCGGATTTGGCTTCCAGTCTTTATAAGTTCCCACACCTCATCTATGCCATAAACACGAGCTTCGGAAAGCCCAGGGACTTCCTGTGTTCCCTCTGCTGCTTGCTTTATCTCCAACCTTCATAAATTTTGCAAGAAACCCACAAAACATAAGCCTCCTTTTCTCATCTCTAATTTTAAATTGAAACAGATACAACTCAGTTTTTTTGCTGATTTTTAAAAGCCTAACAGCGAGCACTTACTTCTTCGGAGGTTGGTTGGAATTTTCTGCAAGAAGATCCCTTATCTTCTCATTGTAAACTTCTAGCATGCTCACAAACAATTCATATCTCGTGGTACTGCTTCTCTGCTCAGAAATCCGGAACAATTTCTCCAATGCCCTATAATTAACTCCCCTATTTTCAGGTGTTCCTTCCATAGTAAATGTCTTCCCAGTTCCTGTCTGCCCATAAGCAAAAATGCAGACATTGAACCCATCTAGAACTGAAGTCACCACAGGTGACGTCTGTGCAAAAACGTCCTCTGCACATTTATGAAAAACAAGGCTTAAACACCATAACATACATCAATAAAGACAAGGTTTCAAGAATGGGGACAGGCCTATTCTATCAGTAGGGTTAGGGATCTACAAACCGATTTTAGGGTCTTCATTTTCAAACCTTGATaaagagttctctctctctctctcctaaggtTACCTTGATTGTCATGAGGACCAAAGACATGGTCGAACTTGAATTGCTTCCTGGACGAATCAGAGCAAATAATCTGTAGCTCAGAATCTTGACACGCATTAAAATCTACCACAGAAGAGAAACCACTGGCAATCTCATCTTGATTTAGAGGTCTGCATCTACAGAAGACTCTAATGTTGCCTTTAAGCTCAATTACTTCATTGTAGAGCCGCTTCCGCTCAGAGAACTCCTCAAGATATTTCTTCTTCAGAGTTTCATGTTCAGTACCTGGTAGACCAATAAAAGTGAACAGTAAATCACCTTAAACAGTGGTCAGATATAGCTGCGGAGAACAGAACGGTAGGACAATTATGGATCCAAGAAAACATACTGAGAGACTGAAGAGCCGACAAAACATCGGAGCCAGGAAAAGATTCTGTCACGAAGCCCTTCACTTCACCAGATAGAACCCCGTGCTCGCTCTTCAAGTCCTGGAAgcggaaaagggggggggggggggaatcagatccgctttttttatttaaagttcCTCCTCTTACGAAAGGTGTCGCCTCACAAATTACCTGAATTTTGGTGCTCAAAGAATCAATCCTCTGCAAAATGGGAGGGTTCCGTTCCCGATTTGATGAAATTTCACAGagttgatttgaaaaatcatcgTCCTTCCctttattgttattttcttgGGCTTGGTCTGAAACGTCAGCCAAATCACTTTAGGTCAACCCGTTAATCGGAGCAGGAGCAAAAGGAAAGACGGAAATGGAAGAAAGACGTGACCGAATAAAGGATAAAGCAATCTACGCTTAGGGTTACTCATAAACCGCTATCAATAGCACTTCTGTCAAGAACATAAGAAAACCAGAAGAACGACAAATCGGAGGAAGTTCATACCATGAATTGAAACAACATCGCATTTCTCCATGACGGTTTCTAGGGTTTGatctgaaaaaatatttatcAGTCTCAGATCATTCGATTCTACAGAGATTaattaaagaaaatcaaaataagaaaacGATAGGATTTAGGGTATCTCTTTACCTTCCATGGCGTTGCTTTCTTCCTGTAAGTCAGAGCTCTTGCTCTACCAAAGCCCGATTCCAGAGCTCTTGCTGGACAGGAGTGGGATCGCAGAgcgagagaaggaaagagagtgagaaggtgagagagagagcaaaggggggagagagagagattttcttgGGCGGCCTAGACGCTCTAACGGTCATATAGTATACAGTATTATGACTGAATTCGAGTTTGAATTGCAAACAAACATGGGCCGTTGGATCGAGTGATATGTTAACGGCTAGTTATGGAGGCTCCGTAGGTGGATCTTGACCCAATGGGTCTTGGTTGtttttttgaattcaaattGTTGCAGTGAGTGGTGAGATGCAGTGAATAATCAGTGGTTGAGAGCATTTGGGCGCATGCCCTAAGCAGCTCTCAATCACTCGATGTTCACTATACCGATGCAGTAGCTgcaaacaattttcatgctATTTTTTCCGCTTTGGTAACTCTGAGGAAAGGAATCGTAGTTTTGCCATAAATGCCTGTTTTCCTTTTTGTGAGGTAAGAATTTGCATTGGTAGCTTTTGAGGAAAGgggttggagaaagttttccaacTACGGTAattatgggtgaaggaaaacaatAGCCATCATTGGCCACCACTGGTTGATTGTATCCCCCCACTAACACTATTCGAAGGCCTTAGTTCTTCCTTGACGgtggttgaaaaaaaaagggaatctCAACATATCTTCCGATGAGAATAATAAGTCGTTCATAATTCATATTTCCAATGAATCTATTTAAGGTAGTTGTTGGTGTCACAAGCATTTGTGATATTTTCTCGTTCATAATTTATATTTCCAATGAATCTAGTTAAGGTAGTTGTTGGTGTCACAAGCATTTGTGATATTTTCATAAGCCACAAGACAGGTCTGAAATGAACATTATCATAGTTATCATATATAAGCTGTTTGCTCTTGCACAAATTTCAGAGAGTAAACAATAATGGTTAGAGTACACATACATTCATGAGGGCTATTTGATTAAATTCGACATCGAAACTTGACACATGTTTGATCTAGTTCATATCCTCATCTTTATCCATTAGTGACACATCACTTGTCCATGTGGCAAAATAAGTGTCTTATGAGGTTTGGCAAATAATAGACCCTTGTGACAagagtatttcaccattttctcttttatgtaAAATGATAAGCTGTGTTACTAGGCTTGGCAACACGATGGTTATGCTACCACCCACTCTATTTATAAACTAGTACTTTCTAGTCTGCCAAGTTTGAAGATGATCTCTATGTGTTAAGTTTCATGAAAACTAGAGTTGGTTAAGTAGcaaaataaagttttgaaaatctatttagaaatgaaaaaaaaaaaaaaaaaaaacctgaaaatacataaatgactaaaaatatcAGGAAATCCACCAATACAATGAAGTGTGTATGGGTGAACCTAAGTCTAATATTTGTTGCACATCTAATCTAAAACCAATTTTAGATATCAATGTGGTTGAAATTACCACATCACCCTTCTGGGTGTAGCTTAGACTAGAAATACTTTTTCCTATACTCTTCACACTATTCCTTTTTTGGATCCGGCTCCTCACCTGAGCTCCCATCGCCCAGGTTGACCTATAGCTACCTAGGAGAACGCCACGTATCCAAACATTGATCCAATATTTTGAGAGAAGACACGGAGAACAAGGCGTTGACAAAGGCACGGAAAATGAAACAGAAAGAACCGTTGGATCACCTCTTAGACACGTGACGCTCGACAATATAACTATGGACAAGACCTGGGGGATGGGTGCTCAGGAGAAGAGCCGaatcctcctttttctctctgtttTAAGGGGGTGTGGCAGTTACTACCACTTAGCAAATAGCAAAACTGCTAACAGCAATAAGAGATAAAGCCATAAGATtgaattctttttcctttccaaaATGGTGATAGATAACCAACAAAATTTGTGAGCCGTAGAAGCCTTACAGCCCACTTAACTGTTCTAAAttagtttttacttttataTTCCCCTTATTTTACAAGTCTTTCTAATATTTTAGATTTGACATTAACTTTGTTTGGATATAGGCCAATAAGTAAACTCGCAAGGTCATTTCTGTGAGGTTAGCAAAactcttttatcttttaataAGCATTGTATCCTGTGAGCAAAAATTTTAGCATACAAAACTTCAGAATGATCATTtccataataaataaataaataacttcaCAAGGATCatgattaaattttttattttattattattattattttttttttttttggggtgggggggggggggggggggaggaggtggTTAAAGTCTAGTTTGAATTCTATTCTTATAGCTGAATATTTCAATTtaatgttaccaaaaaaaaaaaaaaaaaattaagagctCAATATTAAAAACTTGGCTTCTAGTATGTTGGGTGCTATCTAAGACagaaatctctctcctcatcagAAAAGAAGCTGATTAACTTATTTCAAGCTTGCCTGTGGACTCATctcttcaatttcaattttttcagCATCTTGACATGTTTGTGATATTTGAAATGGTTTTACAGGTTTAAGTGGAATTATAGCTCTTCGTCTACTTGCTTTTGTTCACTGAATAGACAGGCTATGTGAGCAGTTACTTGCTTTAGTTCACTGAAAAGACAGGTTAGTGAGCAGTTTTAGTGCCCTGTGAACCCTATCAAAGGATAAGAACAAGAATCAATAATGGTCCACAATGTAATTTTGAATTCTTTTAAGCATGAATACATTCAATTTGAACTCTTCTTAGAGATAATTTGCTAGCACCCAGACGTATCAGTCCAATTGTTACATACTactgaaaaatattattaatgtAGCCAAACAGAGTTCTTATAATTTGTTACAAGGTGATCCTGATATGTTAAGTCATACATACAATTTTGCAATTATTAATATGTACATAAACTCATAAAGACAGCAAACAGTGTGTTTGAATTTCTCAATCTATAGAAGCAGTCTCCTGACTCTCCTCGGCATATCTTGTTCAATGGCTATTGTTTCCGGTTGTTTCATGACCAATCACCCGATCATCCTCCACTGAACTCGTCCAATCAAGGAAGTGGCAACATGGTTTCTTGCATCCATCCATTTCAATCTAGCTCTCACCACTTTGGAATGCAAAAGGACATTTGCAGTGACAATTTAAATGTCAAAACCAATCCACATGCTTCCCAGAAGCTTTAGGTTGCTTCTTGGGTTTCTGATACCTATTGTTCTCAAATTGAGCTTTAGTAATGAGGGAATACAGCAAGTCTGCCTCAGCAGAACTGTCATAAGGCACATTCAAGAAACTTgcaattgggaaaaaaaaaaaaaaaaaaaaggttagtgATAAAGTTGAATGAGAAATCGCAAAATTTTCCGAGAAGTATAGAGTGGTACCTTTCGAGTAGCTCCTCCAGAATAACTCTTTGAGAGGGTGTAACATAATGGATACATTTTCTTGGGCACTGTCCAACAGCAAGTTGGACTTGGTAATCTTCATTATGTCCtgctcaaataaaaaaatgttttggaaAATGAAATCATGAGTAGAGGAAGGTAGACATAACCTACAAATGAGGTGGTTGGTAGTGGTACATGCTCTGTTACATGGGTTAAGGCACAGACAAAATGGCCAGAACTCAGGTTCATCTAAACTCCAAGGTTTAAGATATGGAATCTCAGCAAAGATAGGGTCATCAATTGGGAAACGGTGATCCCATCAAGAGAAAATACAAATTTGCGGCATAACTATTAGAAATCCAAATTAAATAATGAACTTAGACTCTGCAATGCTTGAGGTTGCAGATGCGTAACTGGACAGATATTGGATGCATTCCCATTTCAAGTTCCAGTAAAACTGTAAAAGTAAACCATATCTTTATGGTGGGTAAAATGAATGGCATGGGTATCCAGACCACAAGAAAGTTTTAACTCTGCATTATAAGTTGATGGACATTAGTCAGTATCTTTACGGGCATATTAACTATATTCTTCTGACCATCCAACCTAATCATTATTCTGGATGCAACCTCTTACATATAAACATCCTGCTAGGCTAAAAGATACTTCTATATGCACTCTGGCTGATCATAAATCAGAGATTAAggtaaaatatttttgtttatcAAGAAAGGGATACTTCTATATGCATATGTTAATATTTACAGAATGTCGTGAAaacctccccccctcccccttctcctAAATGCATCTCTAATGCCAAATATCTAACGTTGGGTTTTATATCATCTTATTCATTCCTTCGCCTTCAGAAAAAAGATGGCATTCCGGcaagtttgtttgtttgtttccttttcattCATTAAAGGATGAGAGCCTTCTACGCATTAGGAGGAAGAGGCTTTCCTGCATTAGGAGATCAAAAGATTATATCTGACCTTGACTCATTGCACGTGCAGTACCAgttgaagaaacaaaagaaaacacgTTGGGTGCTCTTTTGACACATGAAAACGAACATCCTGCATAGAAAAAGCATACAAAAATTCATTAGCATTGAGTCCTAAACAAGCACAATGGGAAGCCAGTGGATGTGCTTCATTTAAGATGTTTAGTTCTCTGAAGAACCATCAAGAAAAGTAATTGTTCACCGTGGGAG
Protein-coding regions in this window:
- the LOC122057016 gene encoding kinesin-like protein KIN-14S, which gives rise to MEDQTLETVMEKCDVVSIHDQAQENNNKGKDDDFSNQLCEISSNRERNPPILQRIDSLSTKIQDLKSEHGVLSGEVKGFVTESFPGSDVLSALQSLSTEHETLKKKYLEEFSERKRLYNEVIELKGNIRVFCRCRPLNQDEIASGFSSVVDFNACQDSELQIICSDSSRKQFKFDHVFGPHDNQEDVFAQTSPVVTSVLDGFNVCIFAYGQTGTGKTFTMEGTPENRGVNYRALEKLFRISEQRSSTTRYELFVSMLEVYNEKIRDLLAENSNQPPKKLEIKQAAEGTQEVPGLSEARVYGIDEVWELIKTGSQIRSVGSTNANELSSRSHCLLRVTVRGENLVNGQRTRSHLWLVDLAGSERVGRIEVEGERLKESQFINKSLSALGDVISALANKTAHIPYRNSKLTHLLQSSLGGDCKTLMFVQISPSAADLGETICSLNFASRVRGIEHGPARKQADPTELLKYKQMAEKLRQDEKETKKLQDSLQSLQLRSAAREQLCRSLQEKVRDLERQLAEEGKTRLQQETRTSVKSSALTLQLSESTREKKPPLAPSKARPPLRGITNLLPQSSAPPRKYNIATSNSVEDKESKTTTNTKTLMRPRRISIAVVRAPTSAATTQVYQPKRRVSIATTRPDSMMTPATTSSKMGGGRLSFVRDPQKNRRVSRIFSPLRELRTAATSEATPVGNRRKFLSSPPMQVGSWKPKHPTVLALQRRQFVWSPLKQRRLNNERKSLLPS